ATTTACTTTACCTACACCACTTAACATTAACATTACTTCTTTATCAGCAATTTTTCCAAGATGATATTTCACATCTTCGCAAACACCTTCTTTTGCATCAACCATCATTTTTTCTAATTCTTGATATTCCTCTTCCATTGCAGCAATAGCTAAAATCATTTTCTTTCTCTCCTTTGACATACATAATAAACTCTTGAAGGTTTTTCATCATTAAGTTCATTATATTCATATTCTTTATCTTTAATTATTAAATCATATTTATTTAAGTAGTTTTCAATCAAACTTTCATCATAAATAAATTGTAAATGTTCTTCATGATATGAATTATCATCACTTAAAATAGTTAAATCGTGCTTTATAATTTTATTATCAACTTTTTTTACTTTCCAAACATACTCAAAATCATCAAGCTCTTCACATTGATAGTAGTCATTTACAACATTATCGACATAAAAATCAGTTAAGATATCAAAACAAAATAATCCATTATCCATTAAAGAGTTACTAACACTTTTAATAATTTCCATAATACTTTTTTCTTGTTCAATATAATTTAAACTATCTAAAGTACACGTTATTAAATCATAGCTATTTTTAGTTATATTTAAAAAATTTAAATCTTGATTAATAAATTGAACACCCTTTTTATTTTCTTGATTATAATCTTGAGCAATCATTAACATCTCTTGAGATAAATCTAAACCACTCACATAATTATAATCATTTTTTAAAATAAAACATAACGTTCCACTACCACATGCTAAATCTAAAATATTATTATAGTTACCATAATCATTGATTTTATTGGCATAGTCTTGATAAAAATCATGAGGGATTAATTTATTGTAGTAATAAGCAAAATTTTGATAACTAATCATTTCTTCTAACATATTCCTCTAAAATTGAATCAATATCATAGTATTCTCTAGTTTCTTTAACAAAAACATGTACTAAAATATCATAAAAATCAATTAAAACCCACTCTTTATTGTTAATATCATATTGTTTTACTTCAAATTTACCATCCTTTTCTTCTTTTTTTATTTCATTGATAATAGCATCTAAATTTCTTTGAACATCAACACTAGCAACTATTACAGTATCAAATAAAGGATGACTAGCACCTACCTCAAATATTTCAATATCCTTTGCATGTTTATCATCTAATAAATTAGCAATTACTTTTACTTTCTTTTCCATCACACTTCATTCCTTTCAATCATTTCTTTTAATTTATTTAATTCATCACTTATATTAATTCCTTTTTTTAACAAATGATTATAACTTGCAATAAAACAAGCTTTAAAACATTCATTCAAATCCTTATCTAATAAATCCCTTAATTTTTCAACTCCAATAAAATCACGCTCTTGACTAAGCATATCGCAAACATAGATAAGTTTATCTAAATCAGACATTTCATAATAAGCTGTCGTATGCCATTTAATAGCATTTAATACTTCTTCATCATTAATACCTAAATCATTTTTTGCAATATAATACCCACTTAAAGCATGAATAGTAGCATCGCTAATTTCAAATAAGTTATCATCACTTTCAATTAGTTCATACTGTTTAGTAATATTAATTTCTTTACCAATATCATGTAACATTCCAGCAACATATGCCTTACTTGAATCAATTTGATACTTGCTCGCCTTTTCTTTAGCTAGGCTTGCTACATTAATAGAATGTTGTAAACGTTTATCATTTAAGTATCTTTTTAAAACAATTTCTAAATAAAGACCATGTTCTCTTATATATTTATCGACATCTTCAATTCCAGAAGTTGCATATCTTTCTCTAATTGCAGTTGAACTATAAGGCATAATATCATTATTAATAGTTAAAAACTCATCATCACAGTAATTTTCATCTCTTTTAGTAACAATAAACTTTACTTTCTTTTTTAATTCAGCAATTTTATACCATTTATCAATATTTCGTGCCTGATCACTTCCAATTAAAAAATAAAATTCAGCATTTTTATATTTATTAATCAAACAATCAACAACATCATTTGAATATAAATTATTTTCACTATCAATTTCAATTCTTGATATTTCAACATCAATATTTTTATTTAATTTTTTTAAAGCTAAATCAACCATTTTTAATCGGTCCTCAATAGATGCAAGTTCATCATTTTCTTTAAAATGTCCATTTTTATTTGGAATTATTAATATTTTATCAAAACTAAATGTATGACAAGCTAAATTAATATTTTCAATATGAGCTAAATGTACTGGATTAAATGTCCCACCATAAATTAATATTTTCATTACAAGATATTTTCTTTTGTTTTTGATTTACGGTATAAAACAATAGTACGACCAATTACTTGAATGATTTCGCTATTTGTTAATCTTTGCAAATCAAAAGCTACCTCTTTTTTATCAAATGGACAATTTTGTAATATACTTATTTTTATTAATTCACGATGTTCTAAAGCATCACTAATACCTACTACCATTTCATTATTAACACCATTCTTACCAACCTGAAAAATTGGTTTTAATGAATGAGCTAAACTTTTTAAATATTGTTTTTGTTGTTTAGTAACCATTATTTACCTCCTATATAAGTGCATCTCTAACAATGACTTTAGCATTTTTAGAAACAGCAATTTCAATTACTTGATTATTTGGCTCAAAAGTAATCCAACCTAATCCAAGTATTACGATATCTTTCTTCTTTTTTTCATTTGTAAAATCAAATTTATATACCTTAAAATCTTGATATTCATTAATAGATAATGATTTAGGATATAATAAATCATCTTCTTTATGATTGTCATATAATTCAATACGATTTTCATATTTTGTCCTGTGAAGTTTTAAAGGATTATTGATAAAGAAATTAAATCCAGTTTTCTCACCACTTAAATAACTAAAACATACTAAACCACCAATATAAATTGATTGCAACTCTTCAAGTTGATATATTCTTGATTTTATTTCATTTTTTGTTTGTAAATACTTATAATCTTTCAAATCAACATCATGTATGACTTGAGCCTCTTCAACTAAGCCTGGAGTATCACATAAATAAACATCATCTTCTAATTGAATTTTAATTGTATCTAATGTTGTTCCAGGATAATTTGAAATTGTAATTTGATAATCAGATTTTTCAATTGAATTAATCATCGCATTAACAATACTAGATTTACCAACATTAGTTGTTCCAACAATATAAACATCTTTATGATTATAATATTCAAAAATACTATCTAATAATTCATCTATTCCATACTTTTTATTTGCACTACTTAAAATAATATCTTTAACATTTAAATTTAATTTTTTAGCCTCTTTTTTTAAGTAAGCAATAATTTTCTTATCTTTAACACTCTTTAAAATTAAATCCCTTTTACTACCAACAATTAGCACTGGATTATTTTTCAATAAATCAGCAATCTTAATATTTAAAGTACTATTAATATCAAATAAATCAATGACTAACACCACTAAATTACCCTTTTTTATTGTTTTACTAACCAATTCATAAAAATGATTAGCATCTAAATAATGAGAATGATAATCATTGTAGTTTTTCATTCTAAAACAACGATGACACAACATATGATCTTCATTTTTCAAATTACTTATATATCCAGGTTTTTGCGTATCCACATCTTGTAAAGTTGCTCCACAACCATAACAAACCTTATTCATAATATTCACCCATTTTAAATAATTTCTTTTTTTCTAATATTTTAATTATTAATCTTTCAATTTGACGATTAAATTTTGTATAAATAATATCACGCTGCGCTAGTGGTTCAACAAAGATACTAGTAATTTTCATACGATTTGCACCAAAAACATCAGTCATTAATTGATCACCTACTAAACAAACATCATTAGCTTTCAAATTAAAATCTTTTAAAACTTTTTTAAAAGTCATTTTTAAAGGTTTCTTTGAACTGTAATAATATTTAATATCCAATTTTTCACAAAAGCGCTTCACTCTTTTTTCATTATTATTACTAATTACTACAACTAATAGACCAGCTTTTTCAAGACTATCAAACAAGTCAATTACATTTTTTGGAGCATCTAAAACATCATGTGGAACTAGTGTATTATCTAAGTCACATGTTATTAATTTTATGCCCTCTTTTTTTAATAATTTATAATTTACTTCAAAAACATTTTTATAATATTTATCCGGTCTAAATTTTGTTATCATTTACTCTACTCCTTAAAGAAAATCATCTATTATTATAACATATTTATGTACTACAAATAAAACTTTTTGTTGTTGGTGCATTATTAGTACAAATTTATAATTATATTATTTTCTAACAAAAAAAGAAGGCAATATTTTTCACCTTCTAATTACTACATATTAACTTTAAATTATTTTTAAACATTAAATCTAAAATGCATAATGTCGCCATCTTTTACAACATATTCTTTTCCCTCAATACGAAGTTTACCATTTTCTTTACAAGCTTGTTCACTACCATATTCAATTAAATCATCATAAGCCATAACTTCAGCTTTAATAAATCCTTTTTCAAAATCAGTATGAATTACACCCGCACATTGTGGAGCAAGCATTCCATTTTTAAAAGTCCATGCTCTAACTTCTTGAACACCAGCCGTAAAATATGTTTTTAAATTTAGAATATCATAAGCTTTTCTAATTAAAATATCTAAACCACTTTCTTCAAGTCCTAATTCCTCTAAAAACATCGCTTGATCTTCTTCATCTAATTGAGCTATTTCAGCTTCAATTTTAGCACAAACAGACACTACACTAGTACCCTCAGCTTCAGCAATCTTTTTAACTTCTTGGTAATGATTATTATCTTTTGCATTATTAACTTCTTCTTCAGATAAATTAGCAACATAAATAACTGGTTTAAGTGTTAGTAATCTAAAATGTTTTACAACCTCAAACTCTTCTTTTGTTAAATCACATTGGCTAGCTTTTTTATCTTGGATTAAAACATCATATAATTTTTTTAAAACAGCTACTTCAAACATTCCTTCTTTATCTTTA
The genomic region above belongs to Bacilli bacterium PM5-9 and contains:
- a CDS encoding ribosome biogenesis GTPase YqeH (product_source=TIGR03597; cath_funfam=3.40.50.300; cog=COG1161; ko=KO:K06948; pfam=PF01926; smart=SM00382; superfamily=52540; tigrfam=TIGR03597) — protein: MNKVCYGCGATLQDVDTQKPGYISNLKNEDHMLCHRCFRMKNYNDYHSHYLDANHFYELVSKTIKKGNLVVLVIDLFDINSTLNIKIADLLKNNPVLIVGSKRDLILKSVKDKKIIAYLKKEAKKLNLNVKDIILSSANKKYGIDELLDSIFEYYNHKDVYIVGTTNVGKSSIVNAMINSIEKSDYQITISNYPGTTLDTIKIQLEDDVYLCDTPGLVEEAQVIHDVDLKDYKYLQTKNEIKSRIYQLEELQSIYIGGLVCFSYLSGEKTGFNFFINNPLKLHRTKYENRIELYDNHKEDDLLYPKSLSINEYQDFKVYKFDFTNEKKKKDIVILGLGWITFEPNNQVIEIAVSKNAKVIVRDALI
- a CDS encoding HAD superfamily phosphatase (TIGR01668 family) (product_source=TIGR01668; cath_funfam=3.40.50.1000; cog=COG2179; ko=KO:K07015; pfam=PF13419; superfamily=56784; tigrfam=TIGR01668), which produces MITKFRPDKYYKNVFEVNYKLLKKEGIKLITCDLDNTLVPHDVLDAPKNVIDLFDSLEKAGLLVVVISNNNEKRVKRFCEKLDIKYYYSSKKPLKMTFKKVLKDFNLKANDVCLVGDQLMTDVFGANRMKITSIFVEPLAQRDIIYTKFNRQIERLIIKILEKKKLFKMGEYYE
- a CDS encoding SAM-dependent methyltransferase (product_source=COG0500; cath_funfam=3.40.50.150; cog=COG0500; pfam=PF13649; superfamily=53335), with product MLEEMISYQNFAYYYNKLIPHDFYQDYANKINDYGNYNNILDLACGSGTLCFILKNDYNYVSGLDLSQEMLMIAQDYNQENKKGVQFINQDLNFLNITKNSYDLITCTLDSLNYIEQEKSIMEIIKSVSNSLMDNGLFCFDILTDFYVDNVVNDYYQCEELDDFEYVWKVKKVDNKIIKHDLTILSDDNSYHEEHLQFIYDESLIENYLNKYDLIIKDKEYEYNELNDEKPSRVYYVCQRRERK
- a CDS encoding nicotinate-nucleotide adenylyltransferase (product_source=KO:K00969; cath_funfam=1.10.3210.10,3.40.50.620; cog=COG1057,COG1713; ko=KO:K00969; pfam=PF01467,PF01966; smart=SM00471; superfamily=47473,52374; tigrfam=TIGR00482,TIGR00488); the protein is MKILIYGGTFNPVHLAHIENINLACHTFSFDKILIIPNKNGHFKENDELASIEDRLKMVDLALKKLNKNIDVEISRIEIDSENNLYSNDVVDCLINKYKNAEFYFLIGSDQARNIDKWYKIAELKKKVKFIVTKRDENYCDDEFLTINNDIMPYSSTAIRERYATSGIEDVDKYIREHGLYLEIVLKRYLNDKRLQHSINVASLAKEKASKYQIDSSKAYVAGMLHDIGKEINITKQYELIESDDNLFEISDATIHALSGYYIAKNDLGINDEEVLNAIKWHTTAYYEMSDLDKLIYVCDMLSQERDFIGVEKLRDLLDKDLNECFKACFIASYNHLLKKGINISDELNKLKEMIERNEV
- a CDS encoding ribosome-associated protein (product_source=KO:K09710; cog=COG0799; ko=KO:K09710; pfam=PF02410; superfamily=81301; tigrfam=TIGR00090), which translates into the protein MEKKVKVIANLLDDKHAKDIEIFEVGASHPLFDTVIVASVDVQRNLDAIINEIKKEEKDGKFEVKQYDINNKEWVLIDFYDILVHVFVKETREYYDIDSILEEYVRRND
- a CDS encoding RNA-binding protein (product_source=KO:K07574; cath_funfam=3.30.110.60; cog=COG1534; ko=KO:K07574; pfam=PF01985; smart=SM01103; superfamily=75471; tigrfam=TIGR00253), which encodes MVTKQQKQYLKSLAHSLKPIFQVGKNGVNNEMVVGISDALEHRELIKISILQNCPFDKKEVAFDLQRLTNSEIIQVIGRTIVLYRKSKTKENIL
- a CDS encoding GTP-binding protein YchF (product_source=TIGR00092; cath_funfam=3.40.50.300; cog=COG0012; ko=KO:K06942; pfam=PF01926,PF06071; smart=SM00382; superfamily=52540; tigrfam=TIGR00092); its protein translation is MALTAGIVGLPNVGKSTLFNAITKSSVEAANYPFATIDPNVGVVEVPDKRLENITKLVVPKKTIPTTFEFTDIAGLVRGASKGEGLGNQFLSHIREVDAICQVVRCFDDSDITHVDGDVNPIRDIETINIELIMADLDVIEKRLSRIEKKAMQTKDKEGMFEVAVLKKLYDVLIQDKKASQCDLTKEEFEVVKHFRLLTLKPVIYVANLSEEEVNNAKDNNHYQEVKKIAEAEGTSVVSVCAKIEAEIAQLDEEDQAMFLEELGLEESGLDILIRKAYDILNLKTYFTAGVQEVRAWTFKNGMLAPQCAGVIHTDFEKGFIKAEVMAYDDLIEYGSEQACKENGKLRIEGKEYVVKDGDIMHFRFNV